The Halomonas sp. KG2 genome contains a region encoding:
- the yacG gene encoding DNA gyrase inhibitor YacG gives MPTPANDSPLEVACPQCGKKVIWGPESTYRPFCSKRCQLLDLGAWAEESHRIAGESAMDEADLDTLLAQADRDAPLS, from the coding sequence ATGCCCACACCGGCAAATGATTCACCGCTAGAGGTTGCTTGTCCCCAATGTGGCAAGAAAGTTATCTGGGGGCCAGAAAGTACTTATCGCCCTTTTTGTAGCAAACGTTGCCAACTGCTTGACCTGGGCGCTTGGGCGGAAGAGTCACATCGCATTGCAGGTGAATCCGCCATGGACGAGGCGGACTTAGATACCCTGCTTGCTCAAGCAGATAGAGACGCACCTCTTTCTTAA
- a CDS encoding DNA replication terminus site-binding protein encodes MTDATLPLYHLLHELDAHFDQLVATIERAAALYEFSPPPTWRFHPGTNDSIWLREALLDMWHQQGQDGRETRNYIAVIAANDDLLAACHQINHAKANISDLLARIKQSHPNALSDAKSRLPNRHPHIDEILRKSGFARLHLKQCWRQLPIAPAPVSRVRLAWYSSGRSIKRVSVQEAEQKLLQLDSDAPHIRIQLRKLASIPSGEILAQVQTQAPLMRANLFFVEPLADGHTRRALNIAMPLIVPANEGRLPHLKAPAETPPTTRTRAKRRDEKLEDDVYLPSLRIYRYR; translated from the coding sequence ATGACTGACGCCACGCTGCCTCTATATCATCTACTGCATGAACTTGATGCCCACTTTGATCAACTGGTAGCCACCATTGAGCGGGCTGCAGCGCTATACGAATTTAGCCCACCACCTACTTGGCGGTTCCACCCTGGCACGAACGATTCTATTTGGCTGCGGGAAGCACTGCTGGACATGTGGCATCAGCAGGGCCAGGATGGCCGCGAAACGCGTAACTACATCGCAGTCATCGCCGCTAACGATGATTTATTAGCAGCGTGTCATCAAATTAACCATGCAAAAGCAAACATCAGCGATTTACTCGCGCGCATTAAGCAGTCTCATCCAAATGCGTTGAGCGACGCTAAGTCTCGCTTACCGAACCGTCACCCACATATCGACGAAATACTACGTAAAAGCGGATTTGCAAGACTCCATCTGAAGCAGTGCTGGCGACAACTCCCCATTGCCCCTGCGCCGGTATCCAGAGTTAGGCTAGCGTGGTACAGCAGCGGTCGCTCAATCAAAAGAGTTAGTGTTCAAGAGGCTGAGCAAAAATTATTACAGCTAGACAGTGATGCACCACATATTCGCATACAGCTACGCAAGCTCGCTAGCATTCCAAGTGGAGAAATATTGGCGCAGGTGCAAACCCAAGCCCCTTTAATGCGCGCAAATCTGTTTTTTGTCGAACCGCTTGCGGATGGACACACGCGACGAGCACTTAATATTGCAATGCCGCTAATTGTGCCTGCAAATGAAGGACGATTACCACATCTCAAAGCCCCAGCCGAAACACCTCCAACGACTCGCACAAGAGCTAAGCGGCGCGACGAAAAACTAGAAGATGACGTATATTTACCTAGCTTACGCATCTATCGGTATCGCTAG
- the coaE gene encoding dephospho-CoA kinase (Dephospho-CoA kinase (CoaE) performs the final step in coenzyme A biosynthesis.) — protein MIIGLTGGIGSGKSTVARAFEELGIGWIDADDVAREVVAVGEPALAAIAEHFGTDVLNSDGTLNRPALRTIIFEDPAQRQWLESVTHPKVRERLLLHLDRLQAQSPYVLLVSPLLFESGQDKLVNRTLVIDVPESLQLARTLSRDGVSESQVRAILAAQLPRAERLAKGNDVIDNSGDHANMMRQVIQLDRRYRAGCT, from the coding sequence ATGATCATTGGACTAACAGGTGGTATAGGTTCGGGAAAGTCTACTGTTGCCCGTGCGTTTGAAGAACTGGGGATTGGCTGGATAGATGCCGATGATGTCGCTAGAGAAGTCGTTGCCGTTGGCGAACCCGCGCTAGCAGCTATTGCCGAACACTTTGGCACAGACGTATTGAACTCCGACGGAACACTGAATAGACCAGCACTGCGTACCATCATTTTTGAAGATCCTGCGCAACGGCAGTGGTTAGAGTCGGTCACTCATCCCAAGGTACGCGAACGCCTTCTTTTACATCTGGACCGCCTGCAGGCGCAGTCGCCTTATGTATTATTAGTCTCTCCTCTACTTTTTGAGTCTGGCCAAGATAAGTTGGTTAATCGTACGTTAGTCATCGATGTGCCCGAATCGCTGCAGTTAGCACGCACACTTTCCCGGGATGGGGTGAGTGAATCCCAGGTGCGTGCTATCCTCGCCGCCCAACTTCCGCGCGCAGAACGCCTTGCTAAAGGCAATGATGTCATCGACAACAGTGGTGACCATGCGAATATGATGCGCCAGGTCATCCAACTGGATCGTCGTTATCGCGCTGGGTGCACTTAA
- the rpsA gene encoding 30S ribosomal protein S1 has translation MSESFAELFEQSLNDINMEPGAIVAAQVVDIDGDWVTVNAGLKSEGQIPASQFRDENGELTIAIGDDVHVALEAVEDGFGETRLSREKAKRAEAWKILEAAFEKDEVVKGVINGKVKGGFTVDVDSIRAFLPGSLVDVRPVRDTAHLENKELDFKVIKLDPKRNNVVVSRRAVLEAENSAEREALLATLQEGQQIKGIVKNLTDYGAFVDLGGVDGLLHITDMAWKRIKHPSEIVAVGDEINVKVLKFDRERNRVSLGLKQLGEDPWVNIKDRYPEGTKVHAVVTNLTDYGCFAELEEGVEGLVHVSEMDWTNKNIHPSKVVQVGDDVDVMVLDIDEERRRISLGIKQCTANPWETFNAEYNKGDRVSGTIKSITDFGIFIGLEGGIDGLVHLSDISWTETGEEAVRNFKKGDEAEAVILSIDPERERISLGIKQMDSDPVAEYLSVNDKGSIVTGRIVEVDAKEAHVELATDVVAILKASEISADRIEDARNVLNEGDSIEARIVSVDRKSRQINLSVKAKEQDDTRQNLKKLRDQEPEAGGPTTIGDLIKQQMGQD, from the coding sequence ATGAGCGAAAGCTTTGCTGAACTGTTTGAACAGTCTCTTAACGACATCAACATGGAGCCAGGCGCAATTGTCGCGGCTCAGGTTGTCGACATTGACGGTGACTGGGTTACCGTTAACGCTGGTCTGAAATCTGAAGGTCAGATCCCTGCGTCACAATTCCGCGATGAGAACGGTGAACTGACCATCGCTATCGGTGACGACGTGCACGTTGCACTTGAAGCCGTAGAAGATGGCTTCGGTGAAACGCGTCTGTCCCGTGAAAAAGCCAAGCGCGCAGAAGCTTGGAAGATTCTGGAAGCAGCCTTCGAGAAAGACGAAGTCGTCAAGGGCGTGATCAACGGTAAGGTCAAAGGCGGCTTCACAGTCGACGTCGACTCTATCCGTGCCTTCTTGCCGGGCTCTCTGGTTGACGTTCGTCCGGTTCGTGACACTGCGCACCTGGAAAACAAAGAGCTAGACTTCAAAGTCATCAAGCTTGACCCGAAGCGCAACAACGTCGTTGTTTCGCGTCGTGCCGTGCTGGAAGCTGAAAACAGTGCTGAGCGTGAAGCACTGCTGGCTACCCTGCAGGAAGGTCAGCAAATCAAAGGTATCGTTAAGAACTTGACTGATTACGGTGCCTTCGTTGATCTCGGCGGCGTTGATGGTCTGCTGCACATCACTGATATGGCGTGGAAGCGCATCAAGCATCCGTCCGAAATCGTTGCTGTTGGCGACGAAATCAACGTCAAAGTGCTGAAGTTTGACCGTGAGCGTAACCGCGTATCACTTGGTCTTAAGCAGCTGGGTGAAGATCCTTGGGTCAACATCAAAGACCGTTACCCGGAAGGCACCAAAGTGCACGCAGTTGTCACTAATCTGACTGACTACGGCTGCTTTGCTGAGCTGGAAGAGGGCGTCGAAGGTCTGGTTCACGTTTCAGAAATGGACTGGACTAACAAGAATATCCATCCGTCTAAAGTTGTCCAAGTGGGCGACGATGTTGACGTTATGGTTCTTGACATCGATGAAGAGCGTCGTCGTATTTCTCTGGGTATCAAGCAGTGTACTGCTAATCCATGGGAAACTTTCAACGCTGAATACAACAAGGGCGATCGTGTTTCAGGTACCATCAAGTCAATCACTGACTTTGGTATCTTTATCGGCCTTGAAGGCGGTATTGATGGTCTGGTTCACCTGTCCGATATCTCTTGGACAGAAACTGGCGAAGAAGCCGTCCGTAACTTCAAGAAAGGTGACGAAGCTGAAGCCGTTATTCTTTCAATCGATCCTGAGCGTGAGCGTATCTCCTTAGGTATTAAGCAAATGGATTCCGATCCAGTAGCTGAATATCTGTCGGTTAACGACAAAGGCAGCATCGTTACAGGCCGTATCGTAGAAGTTGATGCCAAAGAAGCACACGTTGAGCTAGCGACTGATGTTGTTGCTATCCTCAAGGCGTCTGAAATCAGTGCTGATCGCATTGAAGATGCCCGTAACGTGCTGAATGAAGGCGATAGCATTGAAGCGCGTATCGTGAGCGTTGATCGTAAGAGCCGTCAGATCAATCTGTCGGTTAAAGCGAAAGAGCAAGATGATACTCGTCAAAATCTGAAGAAGCTGCGTGATCAAGAGCCGGAAGCAGGTGGTCCGACCACTATCGGTGATCTAATCAAACAGCAGATGGGCCAAGACTAA
- a CDS encoding DNA binding protein has protein sequence MSLLNEYIQKEQQLKQLQEDLQRLEGDQRLKSELEFKAKLEALMNEFGKRPSDVIALLDPNADQRGSKGAAASSTRRKRRLKIYKNPHTGEVIETRGGNHKGLRSWKDEHGDEAVESWLERMED, from the coding sequence ATGTCGTTATTAAATGAGTATATTCAAAAGGAACAGCAGCTAAAACAACTGCAAGAAGACTTACAGCGCTTGGAAGGTGATCAGCGCTTGAAAAGCGAGCTTGAATTTAAAGCTAAGCTTGAAGCGTTAATGAACGAGTTTGGTAAGCGTCCTTCTGATGTTATTGCATTGCTGGACCCTAACGCGGATCAGCGTGGATCCAAAGGTGCTGCGGCATCCTCTACGCGTCGTAAGCGTCGTCTGAAGATTTATAAGAACCCGCATACTGGTGAAGTGATTGAAACCCGTGGCGGTAATCATAAAGGCCTGCGTAGCTGGAAAGATGAGCATGGTGATGAAGCCGTCGAATCCTGGCTGGAGCGTATGGAAGACTGA
- the cmk gene encoding (d)CMP kinase, which translates to MPIKAPVLTIDGPGGAGKGTISGLVAERLGWHLLDSGALYRLTAQAALKHDVALDDEASLALLAEQLDVAFPVLGGQPQTLLEGEDVSRAIRTEQAGERASRVAALPQVREALLQRQRDFQQPPGLVADGRDMGTVVFPDAPLKIFLTASAQERARRRHLQLQEAGVDASLSSLLKEIQARDARDTQRSVAPLKPADDAITLDTTCLSIPEVVDQLTELLDQRGIVSGI; encoded by the coding sequence ATGCCGATTAAAGCCCCCGTGCTAACGATTGACGGACCGGGTGGTGCCGGTAAAGGCACCATCAGTGGGTTGGTCGCCGAACGCCTGGGGTGGCACCTATTAGACAGTGGGGCGCTTTATCGGCTTACTGCTCAGGCAGCTTTAAAGCATGACGTGGCGTTGGATGATGAGGCGTCGTTGGCGTTGCTTGCTGAGCAGCTTGATGTCGCTTTCCCGGTACTAGGTGGGCAGCCTCAAACGCTTTTAGAAGGTGAAGACGTTTCCCGAGCGATACGAACAGAGCAGGCAGGTGAGCGGGCATCCCGTGTGGCGGCTCTACCGCAAGTTCGTGAAGCGCTGCTTCAGCGTCAGCGAGATTTTCAACAACCACCTGGCCTGGTAGCCGACGGCCGTGATATGGGAACCGTGGTGTTCCCTGATGCGCCATTAAAAATTTTTCTGACCGCAAGTGCGCAGGAGCGGGCTCGGCGTAGGCATCTACAGTTGCAGGAAGCCGGGGTGGATGCTAGTCTATCGAGTCTTTTAAAGGAGATTCAGGCGCGCGATGCACGCGATACGCAGCGCAGTGTGGCTCCTCTCAAGCCGGCAGATGATGCCATTACGCTTGATACCACATGCCTGAGCATACCGGAAGTGGTTGATCAGTTGACCGAATTACTAGACCAACGTGGCATAGTAAGCGGCATTTGA
- a CDS encoding bifunctional prephenate dehydrogenase/3-phosphoshikimate 1-carboxyvinyltransferase, whose protein sequence is MQALESSAGVRSSCQESHLLIVGLGLIGGSLAAALRHSGFKGHISACDSNASEIALGIDLGLIDHGGSQLAELLDDVSMVILAVPVLAMESVMTTLAGSLHRASKNVVITDVGSTKATIRDCAVRAFGEVPPSVVLGHPIAGSEKSGVAAADSALYINHKVILTPEPNVDAGALARVEALWCATGADVLQMSVERHDQVLARTSHLPHLLAFSLVDTLARQDERLEIFRYAAGGFRDFTRIAGSDPVMWRDIFIANRDAVLSSLDDFEAGLARLRKAVESGDSDALIATFDRASHARHYFDTLLNKTSYQAEYHMQPHGKVTYRVQPGGQAQGRLRVPGDKSMSHRSIMLGALAEGVTEVKGFLEGEDSLATLQSFREMGVAIEGPYQGRVTIHGVGMHGLKAPAGPLYVGNSGTAMRLFAGLLAGQAFDSELTGDESLTKRPMGRVADPLRLMGATIDTAEGGRPPLKIKGGAPLKGIYYDMPMASAQVKSCLLLAGMYAEGETRVREPAPTRDHTERMLNGFGYEVSREGDTCWLQGGGKLAASPIDVPSDISSATFFLVAAAITPGADITLEHVGINPTRVGVINILSLMGADLTLENQHEVGGEPVADIRIRYAPLKGIDIPVDQVPLAIDEFPALFIAAANAQGKTRLRGAEELRVKESDRIQAMADGLAILGVEHTVVEDGIDIVGNADDSVASYGGGRIDSLGDHRIAMAFAIASLRASDEIIIDDCANVATSFPDFVTLAQRIGMQVSVEGANAD, encoded by the coding sequence GTGCAAGCGTTGGAATCTAGCGCTGGCGTTCGCTCATCTTGCCAAGAGTCACACCTGCTGATTGTTGGCCTTGGCTTGATCGGAGGGTCGCTGGCCGCCGCGCTACGGCACTCAGGTTTCAAAGGGCATATTTCAGCGTGTGACTCCAATGCGTCAGAAATCGCCTTGGGGATTGATTTAGGATTGATAGATCATGGCGGTTCGCAGCTAGCAGAACTGCTTGATGACGTCTCTATGGTGATTTTGGCCGTACCGGTATTGGCCATGGAGAGTGTGATGACCACCCTGGCAGGTTCGCTTCACCGTGCGTCTAAAAACGTGGTGATTACCGATGTGGGCAGCACGAAAGCGACGATCCGTGACTGTGCTGTGCGTGCCTTCGGGGAGGTGCCCCCTTCAGTGGTGCTAGGTCATCCTATTGCAGGCTCTGAAAAAAGTGGTGTTGCCGCAGCAGACTCCGCCCTCTATATCAATCACAAAGTGATACTAACGCCGGAGCCGAATGTCGACGCAGGAGCGCTTGCGCGGGTTGAGGCGTTGTGGTGTGCCACTGGCGCAGACGTACTGCAAATGAGTGTAGAGCGGCACGACCAAGTGTTGGCACGTACCAGTCATTTGCCGCATTTACTGGCATTTTCGTTGGTCGATACGCTGGCACGTCAAGACGAGCGGTTAGAGATCTTTCGCTATGCAGCCGGTGGGTTTCGTGATTTTACCCGAATCGCGGGCAGCGACCCTGTTATGTGGCGAGATATCTTTATTGCCAACCGGGACGCCGTCTTGTCGTCGTTAGATGATTTTGAGGCGGGGCTCGCTCGGTTGCGGAAGGCGGTAGAAAGTGGCGATAGCGATGCCCTTATTGCAACGTTTGATCGTGCCAGTCATGCACGCCATTATTTCGATACGTTATTGAATAAAACCAGCTATCAGGCGGAATATCATATGCAACCACACGGTAAAGTGACTTATCGGGTGCAGCCGGGCGGCCAGGCGCAAGGCCGTCTGCGCGTGCCGGGCGATAAATCAATGTCCCATCGCTCCATTATGCTGGGTGCTTTGGCGGAGGGAGTCACCGAGGTTAAAGGGTTTCTTGAAGGTGAGGACAGTCTTGCGACACTGCAGTCTTTTCGTGAAATGGGTGTTGCCATTGAGGGGCCATATCAAGGGCGGGTTACTATTCATGGTGTAGGGATGCATGGCTTGAAAGCCCCGGCAGGTCCCCTGTATGTAGGTAATTCGGGTACTGCCATGCGCCTATTTGCTGGATTATTGGCAGGCCAAGCGTTTGACAGTGAGCTAACCGGTGACGAGTCGTTAACCAAGCGGCCAATGGGGCGTGTTGCTGACCCTCTGCGTTTGATGGGGGCGACTATCGACACCGCTGAAGGTGGCCGCCCGCCACTTAAAATTAAAGGTGGCGCCCCATTGAAGGGTATTTACTACGACATGCCCATGGCCAGTGCGCAGGTGAAATCCTGCTTGCTGTTAGCCGGTATGTACGCCGAAGGTGAAACTCGCGTTCGTGAGCCTGCGCCTACTCGCGATCACACTGAACGTATGCTTAATGGTTTTGGCTACGAGGTCTCGCGCGAAGGCGATACTTGCTGGCTTCAAGGTGGCGGTAAGCTGGCGGCAAGCCCGATTGATGTTCCTTCTGATATTTCTTCTGCCACGTTCTTCCTCGTCGCTGCGGCTATTACGCCAGGGGCTGACATTACCCTTGAGCACGTAGGTATCAATCCTACGCGTGTTGGTGTGATTAACATCCTCAGCCTGATGGGGGCTGACTTAACGCTTGAAAATCAGCACGAGGTAGGCGGTGAGCCGGTGGCGGATATCCGGATTCGCTATGCGCCTTTAAAAGGGATTGATATCCCGGTTGATCAAGTACCGCTTGCCATTGATGAGTTTCCCGCACTGTTTATCGCGGCTGCTAACGCGCAAGGCAAAACGCGCTTGCGTGGTGCTGAAGAGCTGCGGGTCAAGGAGTCTGATCGGATTCAGGCAATGGCTGATGGGCTGGCAATACTAGGCGTTGAACACACAGTTGTTGAAGATGGCATTGATATTGTTGGTAATGCCGACGATTCTGTGGCGAGCTACGGTGGCGGGCGTATCGACAGCTTAGGTGATCACCGTATTGCCATGGCGTTTGCAATAGCCTCTTTGCGTGCAAGCGATGAGATTATTATTGATGACTGCGCAAATGTGGCCACCTCTTTCCCTGATTTTGTGACCTTAGCGCAGCGTATCGGTATGCAGGTAAGTGTGGAGGGAGCTAATGCCGATTAA
- a CDS encoding AraC family transcriptional regulator produces the protein MTRAEIWLQDTLDKPLGIEDLANHLGYSASQVRRQFRHCFNISPSAYREKRRLERAAVLLSLTSQNIA, from the coding sequence ATGACGCGAGCTGAGATCTGGCTGCAAGACACTCTCGATAAACCGCTTGGAATCGAAGACCTTGCTAATCACTTAGGATACTCAGCATCACAAGTACGCCGACAGTTCCGCCACTGCTTCAACATTTCACCTAGTGCTTACCGTGAAAAAAGGCGCCTTGAGCGAGCCGCTGTCTTACTTTCACTCACCTCACAAAATATAGCGTAA